The following are encoded together in the Daphnia magna isolate NIES linkage group LG8, ASM2063170v1.1, whole genome shotgun sequence genome:
- the LOC123475269 gene encoding protein MON2 homolog isoform X1, with the protein MNKYITFRKGPTAREENDGIYRFGWKTCRESFFAFLDKLTREFGTFSNREPSLFAVAKLLAAGLVNLNRVEVLWRPVTNHLLEVIIHPLNRLREWGIDVITTLVRSVIQYDYSTPLKENQRLQTLLISPLNELSSTSFADVQQKQVDCVLHLLHSSGDIISFGWPLFLNIIGAINNSQGKLSLK; encoded by the exons atgaataaatatattaCTTTTAGAAAAGGGCCGACTGCTCGTGAAGAGAACGATGGAATTTATAGATTCGGCTGGAAAACTTGTCGAGAAAG cttttttgcttttttagatAAACTGACACGAGAGTTTGGTACCTTCTCAAACAG GGAGCCCTCACTTTTTGCCGTAGCAAAACTGTTGGCAGCTGGTCTTGTAAATCTGAACAGGGTAGAAGTTCTTTGGCGTCCTGTAACAAATCACCTGCTTGAAGTCATCATCCACCCACTTAACCGCTTGAGAGAATGGGGAATAGATGTCATTACTACGTTAGTTAGATCAGTAATTCAATATGATTATTCTAcccctttaaaagaaaaccag AGATTGCAGACGTTGTTAATATCACCATTAAATGAGCTGTCTAGTACCAGTTTTGCAGACGTGCAGCAAAAGCAAGTTGATTGTGTGCTCCATTTGCTGCACAGCTCTGGTGACATAATCTCTTTTGGATGGCCCTTGTTTCTTAATATCATAGGAGCTATCAACAATTCTCAAGG taAATTGTCTTTAAAGTAA
- the LOC116928318 gene encoding transcription elongation factor A N-terminal and central domain-containing protein 2 has product MDKFLIKKTKEPPSSGISRGMKQASLHQLGGVVILEDLTSANQQLSNPEISPDQKIYILNKLKNKKPAKEILKSTGIGRTVHRLCRDENPIVSCAANEVYGFWKTHILHLLRRKPIEVESDAETKRGRASAKKMINLALNNSVIAEEIEIHVFNKCKKIMNHTYNRVIRKIHFCFKGNEDQKRRVNEMNSDLKEFVEEMYRDVMKVYAKQ; this is encoded by the coding sequence AtggataaatttttaattaaaaagaCCAAGGAACCACCATCATCTGGAATTTCAAGAGGAATGAAACAAGCCAGTCTTCACCAACTTGGTGGAGTTGTGATTTTAGAAGATTTGACGTCAGCCAATCAACAACTCTCAAATCCTGAAATTTCACCTGATCAGAAAATTTATATTCTTAACAAGTTGAAGAACAAGAAACCTGCCAAAGAAATTCTTAAATCTACCGGAATCGGTCGCACAGTTCATCGCCTTTGTCGAGATGAAAACCCTATTGTTTCGTGTGCAGCTAACGAGGTTTATGGTTTCTGGAAGACCCATATACTACACCTTCTCCGGAGGAAGCCAATCGAAGTGGAAAGTGACGCTGAAACCAAGCGTGGTAGAGCCAGTGCCAAAAAGATGATTAACCTTGCATTAAACAACTCTGTGATTGCCGAAGAGATTGAAATTCACGTTTTTAACAAgtgcaaaaaaattatgaatcaTACCTATAATCGTGTCATAAGAAAAATTCACTTTTGCTTCAAAGGTAACGAAGATCAAAAGCGGCGAGTGAATGAAATGAACAGTGATCTAAAAGAGTTTGTGGAAGAAATGTACCGGGATGTGATGAAAGTATATGCGAAACAGTGA
- the LOC123475269 gene encoding protein MON2 homolog isoform X2, with amino-acid sequence MEFIDSAGKLVEKDKLTREFGTFSNREPSLFAVAKLLAAGLVNLNRVEVLWRPVTNHLLEVIIHPLNRLREWGIDVITTLVRSVIQYDYSTPLKENQRLQTLLISPLNELSSTSFADVQQKQVDCVLHLLHSSGDIISFGWPLFLNIIGAINNSQGKLSLK; translated from the exons ATGGAATTTATAGATTCGGCTGGAAAACTTGTCGAGAAAG atAAACTGACACGAGAGTTTGGTACCTTCTCAAACAG GGAGCCCTCACTTTTTGCCGTAGCAAAACTGTTGGCAGCTGGTCTTGTAAATCTGAACAGGGTAGAAGTTCTTTGGCGTCCTGTAACAAATCACCTGCTTGAAGTCATCATCCACCCACTTAACCGCTTGAGAGAATGGGGAATAGATGTCATTACTACGTTAGTTAGATCAGTAATTCAATATGATTATTCTAcccctttaaaagaaaaccag AGATTGCAGACGTTGTTAATATCACCATTAAATGAGCTGTCTAGTACCAGTTTTGCAGACGTGCAGCAAAAGCAAGTTGATTGTGTGCTCCATTTGCTGCACAGCTCTGGTGACATAATCTCTTTTGGATGGCCCTTGTTTCTTAATATCATAGGAGCTATCAACAATTCTCAAGG taAATTGTCTTTAAAGTAA
- the LOC116928280 gene encoding exocyst complex component 4 produces the protein MAKETSGLLMNVIGTLSSLSSNEQRDREKAKLEREFKLSDQRLEKLVSTHHRDLASVMQIYSKVSVSINDARTRIAMVKGQLAACRGLLHCRRDELKKLWLEGVEHKQVLLMLNQIEKLKEIPDKINENIAKKNYIAAAELVVEAQENLQGPLQNVEALKDVRSDLATKQERFYKILLEDLNHYIYVKSSIDVLQWKRAATSQAPFQRASSGRNSSGRTSGNLISKNDAPKVKSLMLEVVGSSQGAPDEKSNQCIYNIVQCLSLVNKLPETLESLKNGMGMEMTLITRKTAQQISEMYPPNSKNVLKELFEAVMEQMRRIVKAHIAVLDSVKALLKDQQYNNDVVMYNIEDVWSQVQTVIQVLLSQYWDIGSTASKSGNSGSSFSSNSQLGAADLNAYFSRRRQPRPQKTTLFRFEGSLHSISLNESNSDYSKQDQHGLDAQDRILIVEPNARLVIEIYQPLMTFVQEIETALGCSSQGTHCALHVFITVFTRDVFLSQIHIEMGTALDEATRKLDMWKSVNPTELTQNTKATRPLLQSTIQVYRCLMEIRQLMEALPQFAQHFLGMTCNMLLRYSETCQAAYRGLVQPDSEDKRVISATWAKDEDIHRFLRSLPSWTALQTVRAHRNSGTTDCETYEDSPEEIRQRSAKETEILTGNLGDAIIPPHEILADPTQLRILALLQESLEWFAAHIQELANSITRSGASESVLALPESNVQTLLELAKDFEDLADTCLLVLHLEVRVHCFYHLVPLGRQSQFWLNGDNQEPDPEIGRLSRDLTAIDESLSAFIQPRKHRYIFEGVSHLVSSIIMSSVQHIRRMNENGVKKMCRNIFALQQTLTSITLAREPALDHARQYFELLCVTPEEILNGILERGSQYTELEYIQVLQLLNRSRPGTASNEITRHLERLSEILGELGVTV, from the exons ATGGCAAAGGAAACG TCTGGTCTTTTAATGAATGTAATTGGGACTCTGTCATCCCTATCCTCAAATGAACAACGTGACAGGGAGAAAGCCAAACTCGAGCGGGAATTTAAACTTAGCGATCAGAGATTGGAAAAATTGGTCTCCACACATCACAGAGACTTGGCCAGTGTAATGCAAATTTACAGCAAAGTTTCAGTAAGCATTAATGATGCCCGAACCCGAATAGCTATGGTGAAAGGCCAATTGGCTGCTTGCAGAGGACTTCTACATTGTAGAAGAGATGAACTTAAGAAACTGTGGCTTGAGGGTGTGGAACATAAGCAGGTGCTTCTCATGCTGAATCAAAT tgaaaaattaaaagaaattcctgacaaaattaatgaaaatatAGCAAAGAAGAATTATATAGCAGCTGCAGAGCTTGTGGTTGAAGCCCAAGAAAATCTACAAGGTCCACTGCAAAATGTTGAAGCTTTAAAGGATGTTCGGAGTGATCTTGCCACAAAACAAGAG CGATTTTACAAAATTCTTCTGGAAGACTTGAATCACTATATCTACGTAAAATCGTCCATTGACGTACTGCAGTGGAAACGTGCTGCAACTTCTCAAGCTCCTTTTCAAAGAGCATCAAGTGGACGCAATTCCTCTGGCAGGACCTCTGGAAACTTAATTTCGAAAAACGACGCACCAAAAGTAAAATCACTGATGCTAGAAGTTGTCGGAAGCAGTCAAGG TGCTCCAGATGAGAAAAGTAACCAGTGTATATATAACATAGTTCAGTGTCTCTCGCTAGTAAATAAGTTACCTGAAACACTAGAA agtttaaaaaatggaatggGAATGGAAATGACATTGATTACGAGAAAAACCGCTCAACAAATTAGCGAGATGTATCCGCCTAAtagcaaaaatgttttgaagGAACTGTTTGAGGCTGTAATGGAGCAAATGCGGAGGATCGTGAAGGCTCACATTGCCGTTCTCGATAGCGTTAAGGCTCTACTGAAGGACCAGCAGTACAATAACGATGTTGTTATGTACAACATAGAGGATGTATGGTCCCAAGTACAAACTGTG ATTCAAGTTTTGTTGTCCCAATATTGGGATATTGGTAGTACCGCTTCAAAAAGCGGTAACTCGGGCAGTAGTTTCTCATCAAATTCTCAATTGGGAGCAGCCGATTTGAACGCATACTTTTCCAGGAGACGACAGCCCAG ACCACAGAAAACGACATTATTCCGTTTCGAAGGTTCTCTCCATTCAATCAGCTTGAATGAGTCTaatagcgactattccaagcAAGACCAACATGGTCTGGATGCGCAGGATCGGATTTTAATTGTCGAACCTAACGCGCGTTTGGTGATTGAAATTTATCAACCCTTAATGACCTTTGTTCAAGAAATAGAAACTGCGCTGGGGTGTAGCTCTCAAGG GACGCATTGCGCGCTTCATGTGTTTATCACAGTATTTACACGCGACGTTTTTCTCAGTCAAATTCACATCGAGATGGGCACCGCCCTAGATGAAGCCACGCGAAAACTGGATATGTGGAAGTCTGTAAATCCCACTGAGTTGACACAAAATACAAAAGCCACACGGCCTTTGCTTCAg AGCACCATACAAGTTTACCGCTGTCTGATGGAAATCCGCCAACTAATGGAAGCGCTTCCCCAATTTGCCCAGCATTTTCTCG GAATGACCTGCAATATGCTACTGCGATACAGCGAAACTTGTCAAGCGGCTTATCGAGGTCTAGTTCAACCGGACTCGGAAGACAAAAGAGTAATCAGTGCTACTTGGGCGAAAGATGAAGACATACATCGATTTCTGAG gtcTCTTCCGAGTTGGACGGCTTTGCAAACTGTACGAGCACATCGGAACTCCGGAACGACCGATTGTGAAACTTATGAAGATAGCCCAGAGGAAATCAGGCAAAGAAGTGCCAAAGAAACGGAAATACTAACAGGAAATCTTGGTGACGCCATTATTCCACCCCATGAGATTCTCGCCGACCCTACGCAATTGCGTATATTGGCATTGCTACAAGAATCTTTG GAGTGGTTTGCAGCACATATACAGGAATTAGCGAATAGCATAACTCGCTCTGGCGCTTCTGAATCCGTCCTAGCTCTTCCAGAGTCGAACGTTCAGACTTTACTGGAACTAGCGAAAGATTTTGAAGACCTAGCCGACACCTGTCTATTAGTTTTGCATTTGGAAGTGCGCGTGCATTGCTTTTATCATCTAGTGCCACTTGGAAGACAATCGCAGTTTTGGCTGAATGGCGACAATCAAGAACCTGACCCTGAAATTGGCCGACTCAGTCGCGATTTGACTGCAATCGACGAATCCCTATCAGCTTTCATTCAGCCACGAAAACATCGA TACATATTTGAGGGAGTTAGTCACCTTGTATCCAGTATCATAATGTCATCGGTGCAGCATATCCGGCGGATGAATGAAAATGGCGTCAAAAAGATGTGTCGCAATATTTTCGCCTTGCAGCAAACGTTAACCAGCATCACTTTGGCCCGCGAACCAGCGTTGGACCATGCGCGCCAATATTTTGAGCTGCTTTGCGTAACGCCAGAG GAAATATTAAATGGTATTCTGGAGCGCGGATCTCAATACACTGAATTGGAGTATATTCAAGTACTTCAACTATTGAACAGAAGTCGCCCCGGTACAGCTTCCAACGAAATAACTCGTCATCTCGAACGCCTGTCGGAGATCCTAGGAGAATTAGGTGTCactgtttaa
- the LOC116928296 gene encoding adhesive plaque matrix protein: MARRIEISKLLAPCLLILVALQLFEPKTSVSAESNLRDVYADYFQIEDGDFTEMDYFDERLDASDIDRHGSKHRRFKLRNKHKKKKFSYGAPSQYDPANYYQSPTPHKRPLDGKYGVLKTQSIVTPPKYRAPHHPPTRHQAAIPVASRTPGSRHPVSRPLVHRQPASHPHVSIPHVSIPHVSIPHASHPHASHPHASRHPASHHPPPQSATLRPTQSRPTLSRPTPSRPSTPRPTPSRPATTSPKPSRPATSSPKPSRSTPSSQTFSNFELSLLPLSHPVLFGPEGLRLQTSRPKVSQSPTYGSSSSQSTTTRSPTKRSSTSRPSTSRSPTIRSSTSRPSTSQTPASYPPTSTTLAPSTTVYSSPTSSTTTSSSTYSSTPTYSSSESNAPTYIPTTTIATESRSPASSTPKTKKSQSKKKSSDSSLSKPENGPIKLTQEIPIEPVDIPKATSLSSASVSNKDDTGFFFRPTNSFPNFFKQLLQG, translated from the exons ATGGCAAGACGGATCGAAATTTCAAAG CTTCTCGCGCCGTGTTTGCTGATTTTAGTGGCGCTGCAGCTATTTGAACCGAAAACCAGCGTATCGGCAGAAAGCAATCTAAGAGATGTCTACGCCGACTACTTTCAAATAGAAGACGGAGATTTTACTGAAATGGATTACTTTGATGAACGTTTAGATGCATCTGACATTGACAGACACGGTTCAAAACATCGTCGTTTCAAATTGCGAAACAaacataagaagaaaaagttcaGCTACGGTGCACCATCACAATATGACCCGGCCAATTATTATCAATCTCCTACGCCCCATAAAAGACCGTTGGACGGTAAATATGGTGTACTCAAGACTCAAAGCATCGTAACGCCACCAAAGTATAGAGCTCCACATCATCCACCGACACGCCACCAGGCTGCCATTCCTGTAGCTTCACGCACCCCAGGTTCCAGGCATCCAGTTTCACGTCCACTAGTTCATCGCCAACCAGCTTCACATCCCCATGTTTCAATTCCCCATGTTTCAATTCCCCATGTTTCAATTCCCCATGCTTCACATCCCCATGCTTCACATCCCCATGCTTCACGTCACCCTGCTTCGCATCACCCTCCTCCACAATCCGCTACTTTACGTCCCACCCAATCACGCCCTACACTTTCACGACCTACACCTTCACGTCCTTCGACCCCACGGCCTACACCTTCACGCCCTGCGACTACAAGTCCTAAACCTTCACGCCCTGCGACTTCAAGTCCTAAACCTTCACGCTCTACACCTTCGagtcaaacattttcaaattttgaattaTCTCTTCTTCCACTTTCACACCCCGTACTCTTTGGTCCTGAAGGTTTACGCCTTCAAACCTCGCGTCCCAAAGTTTCACAATCCCCAACTTATGGCTCCTCTTCTTCCCAATCCACAACTACACGATCTCCAACTAAACGTTCTTCGACTTCACGTCCATCAACTTCACGATCTCCAACTATACGTTCTTCGACTTCACGTCCATCAACTTCACAGACCCCAGCTTCATATCCTCCAACTTCCACTACCCTAGCTCCCAGTACCACGGTTTACAGTTCTCCAACATCCAGTACGACAACAAGTTCTTCAACTTATTCCAGTACTCCGACTTACAGTTCTTCAGAATCCAATGCCCCAACCTACATCCCTACCACGACAATTGCAACAGAATCTAGGTCTCCAGCTTCTAGTACTCCCAAAACCAAGAAGAGTCaatcgaaaaagaaatcaagtgatTCAAGTTTATCTAAACCTGAGAATGGCCCAATCAAGTTAACGCAAGAAATCCCAATCGAGCCAGTTGACATCCCTAAAGCGACTTCTTTGTCGTCGGCATCTGTGTCTAACAAAGATGACAccggattttttttcagacctACGAACAGTTTTCCCAATTTCTTTAAACAGCTACTGCAAGGTTAA
- the LOC116928304 gene encoding repetitive proline-rich cell wall protein 1, with product MERMLTISKFLAPVLLSLLLAVAVVGSTSDISAGSNSREVNGDAVAFRQVGVEEDFDTGDDHQHQVKERTARLFGKHKRTKSSYGAPKSQYKPPKKSRRPPKAHKAHKRPKGKYGPPKAQYVAPVKDYETPTYSAPAYTPSAYTPSSYQPSAYSPPAYSPPAYSPPAYSPHSYNPPSNNPPAYNPPAHGSPEYSAPSYNPPSYNSPSYSPPSYSPPSYSPPAYSSPAYSAPAYSPPKKEYNPPKEEYNPHKEEYSPSESEYNSPKEEYKSQNYDAIVVKSQSSSSVPAVSNKDASEGFFRNPSDGFPNFFKQVLQG from the exons ATGGAAAGAATGCTAACTATTTCAAAG TTCCTCGCGCCCGTTTTACTATCGCTACTACTGGCCGTAGCTGTTGTTGGATCCACTTCAGATATATCAGCAGGAAGCAACTCAAGGGAAGTGAATGGCGATGCCGTTGCATTCAGACAAGTTGGCGTCGAAGAAGATTTTGACACAGGCGACGATCATCAGCACCAGGTTAAAGAGCGAACGGCAAGATTGTTTGGTAAACATAAGCGCACTAAGTCTAGCTATGGTGCTCCGAAATCCCAGTACAAGCCACCCAAAAAATCTCGTCGACCACCTAAGGCCCATAAGGCTCATAAACGCCCAAAAGGAAAATACGGTCCACCTAAGGCTCAGTATGTTGCACCTGTAAAAGACTACGAAACTCCGACTTACAGTGCCCCTGCATACACTCCTTCAGCCTATACTCCGTCATCCTACCAACCTTCAGCATACAGCCCTCCAGCATACAGCCCTCCTGCATACAGCCCTCCAGCTTACAGCCCTCATTCTTACAATCCTCCATCTAACAATCCTCCAGCTTATAATCCTCCGGCTCATGGTTCCCCCGAATACTCGGCTCCGTCCTACAATCCTCCTTCCTACAATTCTCCGTCTTACAGTCCTCCTTCCTACAGTCCGCCATCTTACAGTCCTCCAGCTTATAGTTCACCAGCTTACAGTGCTCCAGCTTACAGCCCACCGAAAAAAGAATATAATCCACCAAAAGAAGAATACAATCCACACAAAGAAGAATATAGTCCATCAGAATCTGAATATAACTCTCCTAAGGAAGAGTATAAAAGTCAAAACTATGACGCCATTGTTGTTAAATCACAATCTTCATCGTCCGTTCCTGCAGTGTCAAACAAAGATGCAAGTGAAGGATTTTTTAGAAATCCTAGTGATGGCtttccaaattttttcaaacagGTCCTACAAGGTTAA